In Dromiciops gliroides isolate mDroGli1 chromosome 4, mDroGli1.pri, whole genome shotgun sequence, one DNA window encodes the following:
- the SGK1 gene encoding serine/threonine-protein kinase Sgk1 isoform X2, producing the protein MGEMQGALTRARLESLLKPRHKKRAEAQKRSESFLLTGLAFMKQRRMGLNDFIQKIASNSYACKHPEVQSILKISQPQEPELMNANPSPPPSPSQQINLGPSSNPHAKPSDFHFLKVIGKGSFGKVLLARHKAEEQFYAVKVLQKKAILKKKEEKHIMSERNVLLKNVKHPFLVGLHFSFQTADKLYFVLDYINGGELFYHLQRERCFLEPRARFYAAEIASALGYLHSLNIVYRDLKPENILLDSQGHIVLTDFGLCKENIEHNGTTSTFCGTPEYLAPEVLHKQPYDRTVDWWCLGAVLYEMLYGLPPFYSRNTAEMYDNILNKPLQLKPNITNSARHLLEGLLQKDRTRRLGAKDDFMEIKNHVFFSLINWDDLINKKITPPFNPNVSGPSDLRHFDPEFTEEPVPNSIGKSPDSILITASVKEAAEAFLGFSYAPPVDSFL; encoded by the exons ATGGGAGAGATGCAGGGGGCACTGACCAGGGCCCGGCTAGAGTCGTTGCTTAAGCCTCGCCACAAAAAGAgggctgaggctcagaaaaggagCGAGTCCTTCCTGCTGACCGGACTTG CTTTCATGAAACAAAGGAGAATGGGACTGAATGATTTTATCCAGAAGATTGCCAGCAACTCATATGCCTGTAAACA CCCTGAAGTTCAATCTATTTTGAAAATCTCTCAACCTCAAGAGCCTGAGCTTATGAATGCCAATCCTTCTCCTCCA CCCAGTCCATCTCAGCAGATCAACCTTGGCCCATCGTCCAACCCCCATGCAAAGCCATCAGACTTTCATTTCTTGAAAGTAATTGGAAAAGGCAGTTTTGGAAAG GTTCTTCTTGCAAGACACAAGGCAGAAGAGCAATTCTATGCTGTGAAAGTCCTTCAGAAAAAAGCAATcctgaaaaagaaagag GAAAAACACATCATGTCTGAGCGTAATGTCCTTCTGAAGAATGTCAAACACCCTTTCCTGGTTGGACTGCATTTCTCCTTCCAGACTGCAGACAAACTCTATTTTGTTCTGGACTATATCAATGGTGGAGAG TTGTTTTACCATCTCCAGAGGGAGAGATGCTTCCTGGAACCCCGGGCTCGATTTTATGCAGCTGAAATTGCCAGTGCCCTGGGTTACCTGCACTCCCTGAATATCGTTTATAG aGACTTAAAGCCAGAGAATATTTTGCTAGATTCACAAGGGCACATTGTTCTGACAGACTTTGGACTCTGTAAAGAAAACATTGAACACAATGGCACAACGTCCACCTTCTGCGGCACCCCTGAG TATCTTGCTCCTGAAGTACTTCACAAGCAGCCTTATGACAGAACAGTTGACTGGTGGTGCCTGGGGGCTGTCTTATATGAAATGCTCTATGGTCTG CCTCCTTTTTATAGTCGAAACACAGCTGAGATGTATGACAACATCTTGAACAAGCCACTCCAGCTGAAGCCAAATATTACAAATTCTGCAAGACACCTTCTTGAGGGCCTACTGCAGAAAGATAGGACAAGAAGGCTTGGTGCCAAGGATGACTTT ATGGAGATTAAGAATCATGTCTTCTTCTCCCTTATTAACTGGGATGATCTCATTAATAAGAAGATTACTCCCCCTTTTAACCCAAATGTG AGTGGACCCAGTGATCTTCGGCATTTCGATCCTGAGTTTACAGAAGAACCTGTTCCAAACTCCATTGGCAAATCCCCAGATAGCATCCTGATCACTGCCAGCGTCAAAGAAGCCGCAGAAGCTTTCTTGGGTTTTTCCTATGCACCTCCTGTGGATTCCTTCCTCTGa
- the SGK1 gene encoding serine/threonine-protein kinase Sgk1 isoform X3: protein MTVKTEASGATLTYSKMRGMVAILIAFMKQRRMGLNDFIQKIASNSYACKHPEVQSILKISQPQEPELMNANPSPPPSPSQQINLGPSSNPHAKPSDFHFLKVIGKGSFGKVLLARHKAEEQFYAVKVLQKKAILKKKEEKHIMSERNVLLKNVKHPFLVGLHFSFQTADKLYFVLDYINGGELFYHLQRERCFLEPRARFYAAEIASALGYLHSLNIVYRDLKPENILLDSQGHIVLTDFGLCKENIEHNGTTSTFCGTPEYLAPEVLHKQPYDRTVDWWCLGAVLYEMLYGLPPFYSRNTAEMYDNILNKPLQLKPNITNSARHLLEGLLQKDRTRRLGAKDDFMEIKNHVFFSLINWDDLINKKITPPFNPNVSGPSDLRHFDPEFTEEPVPNSIGKSPDSILITASVKEAAEAFLGFSYAPPVDSFL, encoded by the exons ATGACGGTGAAAACCGAGGCTTCGGGAGCTACGCTCACTTACTCAAAAATGAGGGGCATGGTAGCAATCCTTATTG CTTTCATGAAACAAAGGAGAATGGGACTGAATGATTTTATCCAGAAGATTGCCAGCAACTCATATGCCTGTAAACA CCCTGAAGTTCAATCTATTTTGAAAATCTCTCAACCTCAAGAGCCTGAGCTTATGAATGCCAATCCTTCTCCTCCA CCCAGTCCATCTCAGCAGATCAACCTTGGCCCATCGTCCAACCCCCATGCAAAGCCATCAGACTTTCATTTCTTGAAAGTAATTGGAAAAGGCAGTTTTGGAAAG GTTCTTCTTGCAAGACACAAGGCAGAAGAGCAATTCTATGCTGTGAAAGTCCTTCAGAAAAAAGCAATcctgaaaaagaaagag GAAAAACACATCATGTCTGAGCGTAATGTCCTTCTGAAGAATGTCAAACACCCTTTCCTGGTTGGACTGCATTTCTCCTTCCAGACTGCAGACAAACTCTATTTTGTTCTGGACTATATCAATGGTGGAGAG TTGTTTTACCATCTCCAGAGGGAGAGATGCTTCCTGGAACCCCGGGCTCGATTTTATGCAGCTGAAATTGCCAGTGCCCTGGGTTACCTGCACTCCCTGAATATCGTTTATAG aGACTTAAAGCCAGAGAATATTTTGCTAGATTCACAAGGGCACATTGTTCTGACAGACTTTGGACTCTGTAAAGAAAACATTGAACACAATGGCACAACGTCCACCTTCTGCGGCACCCCTGAG TATCTTGCTCCTGAAGTACTTCACAAGCAGCCTTATGACAGAACAGTTGACTGGTGGTGCCTGGGGGCTGTCTTATATGAAATGCTCTATGGTCTG CCTCCTTTTTATAGTCGAAACACAGCTGAGATGTATGACAACATCTTGAACAAGCCACTCCAGCTGAAGCCAAATATTACAAATTCTGCAAGACACCTTCTTGAGGGCCTACTGCAGAAAGATAGGACAAGAAGGCTTGGTGCCAAGGATGACTTT ATGGAGATTAAGAATCATGTCTTCTTCTCCCTTATTAACTGGGATGATCTCATTAATAAGAAGATTACTCCCCCTTTTAACCCAAATGTG AGTGGACCCAGTGATCTTCGGCATTTCGATCCTGAGTTTACAGAAGAACCTGTTCCAAACTCCATTGGCAAATCCCCAGATAGCATCCTGATCACTGCCAGCGTCAAAGAAGCCGCAGAAGCTTTCTTGGGTTTTTCCTATGCACCTCCTGTGGATTCCTTCCTCTGa